The Candidatus Eremiobacteraceae bacterium sequence TGGGCGTGAGCAGCGTCGTGCCGGGCACCGGAATGACACCCGCGCGGATCATGCCGAGCAACGCTTCCCACCACTCCGGTATGCGCGAAGCCACCAACAGTGCCCGGTCGCCGGGCTGCACGCCAAGCGAGCGCAACGCATCGGCCAAGCGCGATGATGCCTCGGAGAAATGCGCGAAGGTCAGCGAGAGTGGATCGGCCCCCTCGCCGGTCCAGATCATCGCGAGCTTGCCGCGGTCGCGCGCCCATCCGTCGATCGTGTACGAGGCGAAGTTGTAATATTCGGGCACCTCGAACGCAAAGCTGCGTCGAGTGCTCTCGTAATCCGTCATATTGGGCGTACGCGCGATCATCGGGTCGATTCTCCCGCGAAGCGAAAAGAAAAGTTCAACAGAGGGATATGCCTCGCCAACCCGCTCGACCCCTGGGCCTAGAACTTCCGAAGGGCGGAGGGAATGGCCGATATCCAAAGAAAGCGGAACTCGCCATAATAGTTGTTGCGGAGGCCCACCCATTTCGCATGGACATCAAACCCTTCACAGATAAACCGGTCAAATTTCTCGAATACGACGGCACGCCCGCCGGCGACATCGCGTCGCTCGGCCTGACCAACGAGCAGCTGCTGGTCATGTACCGATGGATGGTCTTCGTCCGCACGGTCGACGATCGCGGCTACATCCTCGTGCGCCAGGGCCGGGCCGGCTTTTACGCCCAGGTCGCGGGCCAAGAAGCGTCGCAGGTCGGCAGCGCGCTGGTGCTGGGCAAGAACGATTGGATGTACGGCGACCATCGCTCGCAGGGCAGCCAGCTCGTCAAAGGTCTCAAGGCGTCGCAGTGGTTCGCGCACGTGCTGGGCCGGATGCTCGATCCGACGCAAGGCCGCATGATGCCGCACGGCAGCGGCAGCAAAGAGCTGCACATCGTGCCGCCCTCCTCGACCGTCGGCAACAAGATCACCGAGGCGGTCGGCACCGCGATGGCGCAGCATTATAAGAAGACGAAAGACATCACCATCACGTACTTCGGCGACGGCGCCACCAGCGAAGGCGACTTCCACGTCGGCCTGAATTTCGCGGCTGTCTACGGTTCGCCGGTGTTGTTCTTCTGCCAGAACAACCAATACGCGATCTCCGTGCGTCTCGAAGAGCAGACCCATACCAAGACCATCGCTGAGAAGGCCCGCGCCTACGGCATGGACGGCTATTTCGTCGACGGCAACGACATCTTGGCGGTCTACGCGGTCACCAAGCTGTGCGCCGACAAAGCGCGCGCCGGCGGCGGACCAACCCTCATCGAAGCGTACACGTATCGCTACGGGCCGCATTCATCGGCCGACGACGACACGCGCTATCGCCCCAAGGGCGAGCTCGAGATGTGGCGCACGCAACGAGACCCGATCACGCGCTTTCGCAACTTCTTGATCGGCAAGAAGCTGTGGGACGACGCGAAAGAGCAGAAACTGCTCGAAGACGTCAAGGCTGAAGTCGCGGCCGCGTTCGCGGAAGCCGAAGCAAGCCCGGTGCCCGAGCCGCTCACGGTGCTCGACTACGTCTACGAAAAACGTACTCCCCACCTCGACGCGGAACGGGCAGAGCTCGCCGCCGAGCTTGGCGTGTCGTAGGAGGCAGCGCGAACATGGCAACCGTGCAAGCACAGAAGAAACAGACCTACACGATGGTGCAGGCCATCCGCTCCGCGCTCATCGACGAGATGACGCGCGACGAGAACGTCGTGACGTTGGGCGAGGACATCGGGCCGCGCGGCGGCGTCTTCCTCGTCACCGAGGGCCTCATCGACATGTTCGGCAAGGAGCGCGTGATCGACACGCCGCTGGCCGAGCTTGGCATCATCGGCGCCGGCATCGGCATGGCGCTCTATGGTCTGCGTCCCATCGCCGAGATCCAATTCATCGACTTCCTCTATCCCGGCTTCGACATGCTGGTGTCCGAAGCGGCCAAGCTGCGCTACCGTTCGGCAGGCGAGTTCCAGGTGCCGATGGTCGTGCGCTCGCCGTACGGCGGCGGCGTGCGCGGCGGCAGCTATCACTCGCAGTCGCCCGAGGCGTACTATGTGAGCACGCCGGGCATCAAGGTCGTCGTGCCGAGCAATCCGTACGACGCGAAGGGCCTGCTCATCTCATCCATCCGCGACAACGATCCCGTGCTCTTCATGGAGCCCAAGAAGATCTACCGCGCGGTGAAGAGCGAACTGCCGGAGGGCCCGTTCGAGGTGCCGCTCGGCAAGGCGTCGATCGCGCGCGAAGGCAAACACGTCACCGTCATCGCGTACGGCGCCATGGTTCCCGTCGCGCTCGATGGCGCCGCTGCGATGGAAAAGGAAGGCGTCGACGTCGAGGTGCTCGACCTGCGCACGCTGCAGCCCTACGACACGGAAGCGATCCTGGCATCGGTCGGCAAGACCGGACACGCGGTGCTGATCCAAGAAGCGCCGCGCATCGGCGGCTACATGGGCGAGATCAGCGCGTTTCTGGCCGAGAACGCGATCGAGTATCTGGAAGGACCGGTCGTCCGCGTCACGGGCTGGGATACGCCCTTCCCGTACGCGCTCGAGAAGGCGTACATGCCCAACGTCGAACGGCTGACGCGCGGCATCAAGAAGACATTGAATTTCTAAGAGTCCCAATGGAGCGGTCGAGTTCATTCGACCGAAACGAGATGCCCGTAGAATATGAGATGCCCGAATTGGCCGAGTCGGTCATCGAGGGCGAGATCGTCAAGTGGCTCGTCAAGGAAGGCGACCACGTCAAGCAAGATCAGCCGTTGGTCGAGGTCATGACGGACAAGGTGACGGTCGAAGTGCCGTCGCCGTACGAGGGCGTGCTGCTCAAGCAGGTCGCCGCCGAAGGCGAAGTCGTGCCCATCGGCAAGCCGATCGCCATCTTCGGCAAAGAAGGCGAGACGCTGGCCGATCACGCCGCGGCGCCTGCCGTAACTGCCACCCCCGTAGCGGCCGAGCTTGCTCGGCCGACCACTCCGCCTGAAGCCGCCAAACCTTCGAAGCCGCAAGTCAAGCCCGGCAATGGCCAAGCCGGCGCCGTCGCGCCGTCCGAAAGCGCGACCCCAGGACCATTTGGCCGCCCGCTGGCCGCGCCCGCCGTGCGCAAGTTCGCCCGGGAAAAAGGCATCGATCTCAACCGCGTGCGCGGCTCCGGTGACGGCGGCCGCATCACGCGAGACGACGTCGAGCGCGTGGCCTCAGGCGCCGCACCACAACCGACTCCTGTAGCGGCCGAGTTTACTCGGCCGATCGTCGCGCGCGCGTTATCGGGCCCGACCGGCGAGACCGAGCGCATCCCGCTGCGCGGCTTGCGCCGCGTCATCGCCGACCACATGGTTCACTCGAAGCACACGGCTGCGCATACGCTGCACGTGGACGAAGCGGACGTCACCGAGCTCGTCGCCATGCGCGCGCGCGCCAAGACCGCTGCGGCCGAGCGCGGCATCAAACTCACCTACCTGCCGTTCTTCGTCAAGGCCGCGTGCGCAGCGCTCAAGCGCCATCCGTTCATGAACGCCTCGCTCGACGACGAGAAGCACGAGATCATCCTCAAAAAAGACTACAACATCGGCATCGCCGCCAACACCGATGCCGGGCTGGTGGTGCCCGTGATCCATCAGGCCGATCAGAAGAGCATCTTTGAGCTCGCCATCGAGATCGCTGAACTGGCCGGCAAAGCCCGCGCCGGCAAGCTGTCGCACGACGAGATCAGCGGCGGCACGTTCACCATCACCAACGTCGGCTCGGTCGGCGGCCTGTTCACCTTCCCGGTCATCAACTGGCCCGAAGTCGGCATCTTGGGCACGCACTCGATCCAACCGCGTCCGG is a genomic window containing:
- a CDS encoding thiamine pyrophosphate-dependent enzyme, whose amino-acid sequence is MDIKPFTDKPVKFLEYDGTPAGDIASLGLTNEQLLVMYRWMVFVRTVDDRGYILVRQGRAGFYAQVAGQEASQVGSALVLGKNDWMYGDHRSQGSQLVKGLKASQWFAHVLGRMLDPTQGRMMPHGSGSKELHIVPPSSTVGNKITEAVGTAMAQHYKKTKDITITYFGDGATSEGDFHVGLNFAAVYGSPVLFFCQNNQYAISVRLEEQTHTKTIAEKARAYGMDGYFVDGNDILAVYAVTKLCADKARAGGGPTLIEAYTYRYGPHSSADDDTRYRPKGELEMWRTQRDPITRFRNFLIGKKLWDDAKEQKLLEDVKAEVAAAFAEAEASPVPEPLTVLDYVYEKRTPHLDAERAELAAELGVS
- a CDS encoding alpha-ketoacid dehydrogenase subunit beta, whose amino-acid sequence is MATVQAQKKQTYTMVQAIRSALIDEMTRDENVVTLGEDIGPRGGVFLVTEGLIDMFGKERVIDTPLAELGIIGAGIGMALYGLRPIAEIQFIDFLYPGFDMLVSEAAKLRYRSAGEFQVPMVVRSPYGGGVRGGSYHSQSPEAYYVSTPGIKVVVPSNPYDAKGLLISSIRDNDPVLFMEPKKIYRAVKSELPEGPFEVPLGKASIAREGKHVTVIAYGAMVPVALDGAAAMEKEGVDVEVLDLRTLQPYDTEAILASVGKTGHAVLIQEAPRIGGYMGEISAFLAENAIEYLEGPVVRVTGWDTPFPYALEKAYMPNVERLTRGIKKTLNF
- a CDS encoding dihydrolipoamide acetyltransferase family protein, with amino-acid sequence MPVEYEMPELAESVIEGEIVKWLVKEGDHVKQDQPLVEVMTDKVTVEVPSPYEGVLLKQVAAEGEVVPIGKPIAIFGKEGETLADHAAAPAVTATPVAAELARPTTPPEAAKPSKPQVKPGNGQAGAVAPSESATPGPFGRPLAAPAVRKFAREKGIDLNRVRGSGDGGRITRDDVERVASGAAPQPTPVAAEFTRPIVARALSGPTGETERIPLRGLRRVIADHMVHSKHTAAHTLHVDEADVTELVAMRARAKTAAAERGIKLTYLPFFVKAACAALKRHPFMNASLDDEKHEIILKKDYNIGIAANTDAGLVVPVIHQADQKSIFELAIEIAELAGKARAGKLSHDEISGGTFTITNVGSVGGLFTFPVINWPEVGILGTHSIQPRPVVRDGQIVVREMTYLSISFDHRVVDGAIAAQFVKDVAAELSAPDVMLMEG